TTGTTCTCCGCCGCGTCGGCGGCGGCCTGCGTGCCGAACTTGATGCCGCCGTCGATCGCGGTGTCCACGCCGGCGCTGAACAACGCGCCGCCGACCCTGGTCTGACCGCCGAGCATCCCGGACAGCACGGTCTGGCTGATGTTGCCCGCCAGCGCGCCCTCCCCGGTCACACCCTGCATGAACCGGTTGCCGGTCGTGGAGGCCAGCGTGGTGCCGTCCGCACGCGTCACGATGTTGACCAGCGGGTTGGCCCCGACGTGGCGACCGGCGAACTGCTGGGCCATGTTGCCACCGCGCAGGGTGTTCATCCGCTGGATGACCTGGCGCAACGGCCCGCGCAACCGCACCAGCAGCTTCTCGATCTCCCGCACGATCTTGAACAGCTCCATCTGGAGCTTGGACACCCGCATGGTGATCCGCATCCCGGTGCTGCCGACCTGGACCGTCGTGGTCGCGCCCGCGGCGGCGACCGAGCCGCCGGCGGTGATCCACGACGCCGCGAGCGCCGCCAGCCACTGCACGATCAGACCGATGATCAGCTCGGTGAGGACCTGGACGACGAACTCGACGAACATGTCGAACAGCTCGGCGATCGTGTCCAGGGTCCGCTTGAGCCCGCGCACGTCCTCGGCCAACGCCGCCACGCCGGCGCTGAACTCGGTGATCTGGTTGCGGAACGCGTCACCGGCGGCACCGGACCACATCGCGGTCGTGGCCTCGGCGCGCTTGGTCTCCGCCTCCGCGACCTCGTCCAGCCAGGTCGCGACCTGCTCCCAGCCGTTGCCGGTGGCGCGCATCTGCTCCGGGTCGCCGATGGCCCACTCGGCGATCTCGATCAGCGGGCTGAGCACGATCGACACCAGGAACCCCAGGCCGTTGTCCAGCAACGCCTGACCGGGGCTGGCGATGGTCTGCAGCAGCTCCAGCCGCCCGGAGATCGTCGCGGCGGTCATCTCCGGCGCTGTGGTGGCGTCGGCGAGGTCCTGCAGCGCGCCGACCGCGGAGCTGCCGCGTCCGGCAGCCTGCTCGAACCAGTTCTTCTGGTCACCGCCGTTGAGGTCGGCGAAGCTGCCCGGCCCGTCGTTCACCGGCCACCGCCCAGGCCCTTGCCGATCTGCCCGAGCCCCTGCGCGATGCCGTCCTCGACACCCTGGTAGACCTCGAAGCTCTGCCGCAACTGGTCACCAGTCTGCTTCAGGAACTCCTGCGCGTCGGTGGCCAGCTGTTGGCACTCCTGAAGGCTGGAGAAGTAGCCGCTGCTCAACCCCACGGCGTCGCCGATCGGGCCGAAACACTGGTCGTCCACCCGTGCCTGCTCCAGCAGACTCGCCAGCTGCCCGAACTTCTCCCCCAGGCTCTCGCTGCCCGCGGCGAAGGCGGTCAACGCCTCCGGCACCACCTGGAACGTCACCGGTACTTCCCCCTCAACGCAAGTACGTGCTCGGCGGTTCGTCGTCGTCTTGGACCGGCGGGCGCGGCGGCCGGTTCCGCTGCACCGGGTCCGGCGGCACCGGAGCCGAAGGCGGAGCACCCGGCGGCGCGGGCGCCGACGGCATGATCGGCTGCACCCCGGACGCGGCCAAGCCCGCCTTGAACTCCTGCAACCGATCGCCCAAGACCGGCGCCACCGCCGCGTCCAGCTGCTGGGCTGCGTTCTGAGTAGCCATCCGGATGGCGTCCAGGATGTCCTGCTGGAGCGCCACGTGCGTGCGACTCATCGCAGCCGGCGACAACTGGAGCCCGAGGACCGCGCCGGAAGACGCCGCGGTGACCGTGACCGCGCCATCACGGCTGCGCCCCACACCGCGGATGTCCTTCATCGCCTCCTGGAGCTGACCCGCCTTGGCCACCTGCTCCTGGAAGGAACGCATCATCGCCTGCACACGCTGCTGAGGATCCGTCACGACGCCCTCGGTTCCACTCCCACTACGGTCTGCGATCGAAAGGCTACGGCACAGCCCACGCCACCGTCCGGACAACGCGGCGATCGCGAGTGACCCGCATACCGCCCTCGCCCTGCCACTGCCGATCCTGGTGATCTGCGAGCTGCTCGGCGTTTGCCCGAAGGGCATGCCGACGGGCGCGGTGGAGGTGAAGTCGTAGGTGTAGTGGTGTCCCGCCACCCACGCCTCGGTCAACCGGCCCGCCGCGTCGTAGACGTGGTTCGGTGCGCCCGGACGAGCGTCGACCCCACCCAGCGTCTCATCGGTGATCGTGCCCGCTCGGGTGAGGCCCACAGTCGAATCGATCCGAACGCCATCACTGGTCTGCCAGCGTTGCAACACCACCCGGCCTGCCGCGTCCTTCTCCACCAAGGCCAGCGAACTGCCGTTCGGGTAGGCGACGGTGGCCGGCTCACCCGCTGCGCCCCGCACGGTCGAGTCACGGGCACGGCGTCTGGGACCCTCCGGGGTTGCCGCCGGCCGATGCCCTCCGCCACCGTCGCGCGCGGTTCGGCCGGGGCGCGGCACCAATGGGCGAAGTGGACCGTCGGGCGAGTGGTTCGTCTCGTTCGGGAACAGGTTATGGAGCAGTCGGGTCAGTGGTCGACTCGACTGCGTCGGCGAAGCCAGGTCAGAGCACTGGCGGCGAGGCCGCACAGCGCGGCGACGAGGTAGGGCCACAGCTCGGTGATGCAGATGCCGATCACCAGGTCGG
This DNA window, taken from Saccharothrix variisporea, encodes the following:
- a CDS encoding YbaB/EbfC family nucleoid-associated protein, whose product is MEKDAAGRVVLQRWQTSDGVRIDSTVGLTRAGTITDETLGGVDARPGAPNHVYDAAGRLTEAWVAGHHYTYDFTSTAPVGMPFGQTPSSSQITRIGSGRARAVCGSLAIAALSGRWRGLCRSLSIADRSGSGTEGVVTDPQQRVQAMMRSFQEQVAKAGQLQEAMKDIRGVGRSRDGAVTVTAASSGAVLGLQLSPAAMSRTHVALQQDILDAIRMATQNAAQQLDAAVAPVLGDRLQEFKAGLAASGVQPIMPSAPAPPGAPPSAPVPPDPVQRNRPPRPPVQDDDEPPSTYLR
- a CDS encoding WXG100 family type VII secretion target gives rise to the protein MNDGPGSFADLNGGDQKNWFEQAAGRGSSAVGALQDLADATTAPEMTAATISGRLELLQTIASPGQALLDNGLGFLVSIVLSPLIEIAEWAIGDPEQMRATGNGWEQVATWLDEVAEAETKRAEATTAMWSGAAGDAFRNQITEFSAGVAALAEDVRGLKRTLDTIAELFDMFVEFVVQVLTELIIGLIVQWLAALAASWITAGGSVAAAGATTTVQVGSTGMRITMRVSKLQMELFKIVREIEKLLVRLRGPLRQVIQRMNTLRGGNMAQQFAGRHVGANPLVNIVTRADGTTLASTTGNRFMQGVTGEGALAGNISQTVLSGMLGGQTRVGGALFSAGVDTAIDGGIKFGTQAAADAAENKPSEEERRDTQERGFTW